The nucleotide sequence ATTCATCTTTGGTTAGTTGAATTTGATTGTAAGAATCAATAATTTTACAGCGAACCTGATGTGCTAGTGCTGTTCGCAACAAGTGAACATTTGCTAAGGAATGGTCAAAGCGAGTACCAAGTCCCCCGAGAATTAAGATCTCTGATGCCCCTTTCTCTAGCACTGTGCGCATTCCCATCTCCGTATCAGTTAAATCCTTCATCACAGGATCACATGATTGAAACTCACTAGCATATTTCTTCACTAACTCTATTTCCTCAAGTGTTACAGAATCAAAATCACCAAGCGCAGACTGAAATCGAACTTTGCGCTTCGCTAAAAAAGCTGCACCTGCATCTACTCCGATAATCAAATCATCCTCTTTTATATAAGAAACCGCCCATTCACCAAGACGGCCTCCGCTAAAAACTAAAGCACGCAAACCTAGCCACCCACTTCTTTTTAAGATATCTAATCATTATTATCCCTTCATATTGAAACCAATAAAACTTTACCAAAAAAGACTGCATAGGAGGCAGTCTTTTGGTCATAACGCATATGTATTGCACCAATCCTTGCTTTCCTCCGCTGGCATTACCCAGTTCAGGTATAAGGGTCGGAACCGCTTCAAGTTCCCTCTCAGCCAAGTTATGCTTAGCTCCCCGATTTGACTGCACTGATTATATCAACGCTTTCACCCTTTGTAAACATGAAACCGCTACCTTCACCCTCACGCTGTAAAGATATGATAGAATTAGGTCTGGGTGAAGTAAAATGGAGAATAAAATAAACCAATTAAAGGAATTCATTCAACAAGCAGAAAAGATTTGCTTTTTAACCGGAGCTGGTGTTAGCACAGAGAGCGGTATTCCAGATTTTCGCTCTCAGTCTGGCCTTTGGACAAAGAATGTTGGCTTTGAAGAGGTTGTTTCAAGAGCGTATTTTGAGCAATACCCAGAACAATTTTGGAAGTACTTTAAAGACATTTTTCGTACAAAGCTGTTAGGAAGCTATACGCCAAACAGCGGCCATCAATTTATTGCAGAGCTTGAACAACAAGGAAAAGATGTGTCTGTTATTACACAAAATATTGATGGTTTACACCAAAAAGCAGGCAGTTCTAACGTATTTGAAATCCATGGAACGATTCAACAAGCACACTGTCCAGCGTGTTTAACAGAATACGACTTAGACTATTTGAATAAAACAGAAATCCCAAGGTGCGAGACAGAAGCGTGCAAAACTATTTTAAAACCAAATGTCGTTTTGTTCGGTGACATGATTCACCACTTTGAAGAAGCAACGGAAGCAGCTCTGAACTGTGACTTGTTTATTGTTCTTGGCTCTTCACTTGCAGTAACACCGATAAACCAAATCCCTCAGTATGTCGCACTTAACAGCCATGCGACAACCGTTTTAATTAATCGCGAACAAACCTTAATGGATAGCTTTTTTGATTTACACCTTTACAAAGGGATTGGCGAAACCGTTTCACTTCTTAAACAACAAGCAAGTCGTTCGCAATAATTGCGAACGACTTGCTTGTTAAGACAATTTATTTAGAGCTTGCTCAAGGTCATCCCAAATATCATTGACGTTTTCGAGACCGACAGATAGGCGAATTAATTGATTGCTGATCCCCATTTTCTCAC is from Bacillus tianshenii and encodes:
- a CDS encoding thiamine diphosphokinase, encoding MRALVFSGGRLGEWAVSYIKEDDLIIGVDAGAAFLAKRKVRFQSALGDFDSVTLEEIELVKKYASEFQSCDPVMKDLTDTEMGMRTVLEKGASEILILGGLGTRFDHSLANVHLLRTALAHQVRCKIIDSYNQIQLTKDELMITTDGYPYVSLLPLTHTVKGVTLEGFQYPLHNASLEMGMSLGISNVLNAKQGKISVKEGELLVIQSRDTEQGIER
- a CDS encoding NAD-dependent protein deacylase, yielding MENKINQLKEFIQQAEKICFLTGAGVSTESGIPDFRSQSGLWTKNVGFEEVVSRAYFEQYPEQFWKYFKDIFRTKLLGSYTPNSGHQFIAELEQQGKDVSVITQNIDGLHQKAGSSNVFEIHGTIQQAHCPACLTEYDLDYLNKTEIPRCETEACKTILKPNVVLFGDMIHHFEEATEAALNCDLFIVLGSSLAVTPINQIPQYVALNSHATTVLINREQTLMDSFFDLHLYKGIGETVSLLKQQASRSQ